The region CCTGGATCAGCTGATTCTAATCGTTCCCTTCGGACGAACCTGAGACCGCGCCACCAAACGGAGAGACAATCATCCCCGGTGTCACCGGCGCGGATAAAGACGGTGGTATGGCTTGCCTGTTTTTCACTGCCGTTGAAACCGCATTTTCCTGCGGAAAAAAAGTCAGTGTCAACGAGGCCCGGTGGGTAATTCCCAATTCTCCATAAGGAACAAACGCATAATCCAATTGATACAAAATAATGCCTGACTGAATAGAAAAGCCAATCCCCGAGGTCAACCCTGATAAGGCATCCAAATCCTGAATCTCCGGACCTATTTTATACCCCACACGCGCGGACATCTGAGTATGCGCCGTGACATACGCATACTCCGTGCCGATGGATATTTTAATATCATTATCAATGGGAATAAGCACATCCAGCGCAGCCGTCGCCTTGCCACCGACTGTAAAAAGGTCCTGCGCAATATAGCCGCCGCCAAAACGAAAATTCATAGGCATCAATTCATCGGTTGTGACACCGAGATTTTGAGCAACAAACCCGGCACGCCAGCCGCTGTCCCGAACCATTACTTTATCCTGAAGTACCTTTGCAATACCATGGGCCGTGTCAATTTGTTTGATCGTAATTTCCTCAGTCTGACGCCAGACCGCACCCAAATCAAGTGCACCCCCGAAAACACTAACATCATCCAAACTCTCGGTAACCAGCCGCAGACTGGCACCAATCAACATGTTTTTCAACAAAGGGTCTGCTGTCGGAACAACCCGGTTAAGCTTCTGTGCGTACGTTCCCACCAAAGCAAAACTCATGGGATACAATTCAGTCCCGGTTCCCGTGTAATTGCCAAACTCATCTTCCAGTGTCTCGGTAACGGCCCCGGCATGTAAAATTGTAACCCCGCCGCCAATAGCGCCGAGCGGCCCCAACGGCATACCATACGCCAGATATTCGGTACCGATATCCTGGAACCAAAAGCTATGCGCAAAAGAAGCTGAGGGCGCCTTCATCTGGACCAGACCGGCTGGATTCCAATACAAGGTATCCAAGCCGTCACCCAAAGCGGTATAGGTTTCCCCCATGGCAATCGGCCGTACACCCTGACCCGCCTTTAGAAAATTAGCACTCGTGGTTCCCGGTCCTCCGGCAAATACCTGAGGTGACAGGCAAACCATCATCATAAAAAAAACTCCGATTCGTCGCATCCAAAACCATCCTTTGCAAAAACGTTTAATTATCATCATAGTGCCCGCAAGAGGCTATTGCAAGTCTTTTTCTTACCCAAAAGCGGTTTGCGCTCTCTAACAAAGCATCGGTCATATACCGGCTTTCTTCACAAAAAAACAGCTATTTTTTCCAGGAACGCCAACGCCGGTGTCCCCAAAACCATTGCTCGGGATTTTCCAGCACCCACGTTCCAATCAGTGCATTGGTCCTCGCGACGGTATCTTCCACTCTGGCGGATTCTTCCCCGTCCCGCATCAGCTCAAACTCAGGATAAATACGGACCACCAACTTGCTGTTCGGTTTTCGAAAACATTGCACCGGGACCATCGCTGCCCCGGTTTTCAGGGCCATATTGGCCGCCCCTAAAATTGATCCGGCCGGATGTCCCAAAAAGTCAACATACAAACCGCCGGTTTCCACCTGATCGATCAAAATACCCAACGGCTTTTCTTTTTTTAAATGCTGAAAAGATTTCATGGCACAAACATGGCGGGGATTATCCGGAATCAACCCGATCTCAAAACGCCCGATCACCCACCGATAAATTTTTGCACCCAAAGGTTCCGTCGGTTCGCGAAACAAAAATTTCAAATCGACCAACCTGGCAAACAAGGAAGGCATGAGCATAAAATTTCCTAAATGGCCGCCAAATACCACCGCCCCCTTCTTCTTTGCCAGTGCAGCGTGTAAATGCTCCAGTCCTTCCAGCGTAATAAAATTTTTCAGTTTTTTTGGATTACCGGCAGCATGTGCAATTTCCAAAAAAGCCGCACCCAGATGCATAAAATTAGCACGAGCGATCCGGGATTGTGCTTGTTCGGAAAGCGTATCTTTATAAACCAGCTTAAGGTTGTCCAGCGCAACCTGACGTCTTGACCGCATTTTAAAATACAACAGACTCCCGATCCGCCCGCCTGCCCAAAGACAGAGCCAGCGCGGTACCCATGAAAAAAAATAAATCACCAACTTAGCAAGAAAAAACAAAACATGCTTGGTCCATGGCATCATCAATCACACAGCCTTTTCAAAAAAATGTACCTGATGCATCCCGTCCCGGTTGGCAGCCACCAGCAAAACACCCCGTCCCTGAAAAGGCCGGGAGGCCGCAGACAATTGAAAATTCCCCAAACGATATGCCTCCGGTTCAAACTGCATCCAGGGCAAGGCGGGCCAGCGTCCCGAAGCCAGTGCGATGACGGCACAAACAGCGCCAAAGCATTCTTCCGCCCCTCCCAAGGACCCGAGCGCGCCTGCCACAGGAAAACAGGTCACCCTGGAAGCATTTGCCTGAAAAACCGTCAAGAGCGCTTGACTCATCAGGGCTTCGCTCTCATTAAATCCAGCTCCGGCAATCACAATCCCGACAACATCCTGGACGGTTCGGTTGTTTTTTTCCAAAACAGCACGGATACTTTTTTCCAAAATCAAACCGGTTTTACTCAGTGTCCGGGGATCATCAAATCCAGCCTGATAACCCAAATACCGTGCATAAATTTTTTTCCCGCGGCTTTCCGCATTTTCCTGACTCTCTAAAAACAACCCGGCAGCGCCTTCACCCAGCCAGGGTCCCTTGGATTTAAAATGAAACGGCTTGGGAAAATCATCTGCATACTGTTCAATGGTTTG is a window of bacterium DNA encoding:
- a CDS encoding PorV/PorQ family protein yields the protein MRRIGVFFMMMVCLSPQVFAGGPGTTSANFLKAGQGVRPIAMGETYTALGDGLDTLYWNPAGLVQMKAPSASFAHSFWFQDIGTEYLAYGMPLGPLGAIGGGVTILHAGAVTETLEDEFGNYTGTGTELYPMSFALVGTYAQKLNRVVPTADPLLKNMLIGASLRLVTESLDDVSVFGGALDLGAVWRQTEEITIKQIDTAHGIAKVLQDKVMVRDSGWRAGFVAQNLGVTTDELMPMNFRFGGGYIAQDLFTVGGKATAALDVLIPIDNDIKISIGTEYAYVTAHTQMSARVGYKIGPEIQDLDALSGLTSGIGFSIQSGIILYQLDYAFVPYGELGITHRASLTLTFFPQENAVSTAVKNRQAIPPSLSAPVTPGMIVSPFGGAVSGSSEGND